CCTAGATTGAGTCGGAAATACACATTATTCTGCACTTGTGGGACagagttctgttctgttctggcCACACAGAAGGCCAGATGACGAAAAGATGTTCGTGAGCCGTGCGCATCGTGCACGAGGTTCCTGCTTCACCTGCCCCAGCTGTGTTTGCTTCAGGCCTACTCATAAGGATGGGATTCCGTCAAACCGTGGTACCTGCAGCTAATCTGGTTCCctctccgtggtgctgaaaTTATCTCCTTGCTCATCAGCGAAGAAGATAATATCTGTTTAGGGATCACACTCTTATTGTGCACTTCGATTTCCAGCGTAGCCCTCAGTGGACTCCTGCTTGTTTGTCGGAATGTGCAAAAGACCTTGTGGACAGCAATCTCTCCAATGGTACCAAAATCCTCATGCATTCCTAAATCGCTCCAAGTGAATAACTGTGATTTCTGCAGTGATGTGTAGaaatttccaatttttttttttttgttgatttgttcatttctttatttcatttagtttgccaaaaaaatgtaaagagttTTGCCCTATGTGCCAAGAAGTATAAAATATCCAGTCCTTCACTTTACTGTGGTGATTTGGGTATGTAAGTTAAGTGGGCCAGGAACCGGGACTAGTTAGTACCTTTTGGATGGGTTCTGcaagtgttttcatttgtgctaATCTACCCAAGAAAAAATGCATCGCGAAAAAGTACTGTTACAGAGTTATGACTTTTCATGAATATATTTCAGGACAGaattttttctctttacatCTGTTACCCTCTGGCAGTGTTACAGTGCATTCTGGTTTTCAGCttcttgtttttccatcttCGTCTAAATATTTAGAAAAGCTTCTCAAACTTCTAAGAAACCGTGATGTTTTCGTTCTCTTTAACATTGAATTCCTTTCATTCCGAGGCAGGACATCTCACTGTCTCCACTAAACTGATAAGCCAGTAACAGAAACACGAGGATGGTAAGATACACTCTTCCTTTCCCCAGAGCATCCTCATACTCGGAGCGTCCTGGGTTTTCTTCTGTTCGCCCCAAAACCGGCAACTGCAGGCTTTGCATGCTTGTAGATGAACTGAGGGCATTAATTCGCTTTCTTGTGTAATTAGtaaattattatcattttcatAATCATTGAAAACCTTCAGGCGTGAATTCTCGAATCCTATTTTGAAACACTGAACTGCGATTGGAGCCTTTTTATCATAGTTCATGACGAATGAGAACATTTTAGTGGCATGAAAACCATTCACTGTCCTTGGCTTCGTTTTTTTAACAAAGACAAGCTTTCTAATTAAATGACGCTATAGATCGAGCTCTTTGTCTTTCACCCCAGAACTGCTTATCTCAGTCTTGGTGGTCATTACCGTAGCTGTATCATGAGCTCTGAGGAGCTTCGCTGTCCATCTCCTCCTTCTCTGTCTACTTGTGGGATTAGTGAGATGTTGTGTTGTCAAAATCCAAGACCGACATCTTTCGGTCAATGAACGTCTGTTAGGATATGTCAGTACCAGTTATGTAGTGTGAAGAGATTAAAAGCCTGAACAATGAAGGTAGAAGGTCCATGTTGAAGGTGAAGCTGTCAAAGTAAGAGCTAATCCAGGAGCACTGCACACGCAGGCAGACTGTCGCCGCCACCTCTTGGTCAGAACTTGGACTCAGCAAGTTGTGGCTCTTACTCTTTCACAGCCAGGTTCTTTTGGTTGTTTTGGCTTCCTGCAAACTTTGTTCGAATGAAAGAgacatttgaattaaaaataaataaatagataaaagcTCACACTTGATTTAAAAATGGGTCCGTGTGGGGTCCGGAGTGCCGTAACGCCCTCAGCTGATCCGCTCCCGGAACTGTGGTCAGTAACTGCTTCAGCCctgcctctctccctcagagctctTTGACGACTTTGCGGAGGGACGGGAATGCGTGAACTGCGGAGCCATGTCCACGCCCCTGTGGCgccgggacgggacgggacactACTTGTGCAATGCCTGCGGCCTCTACCACAAGATGAACGGAATAAACCGGCCCCTGATCAAGCCCCAGAGGCGCCTGGTGAGCGTTGGCCTGGGACGCTCAGCTCCTGATACCTGACCTGGAAAATCTTGACGGCGATAACATAAAATCTGTGTAATGCATGATATTTCTGTTAtgagttgaaaaaaaaaaacaaatcccgTGGAGGACAGTTAGAAAACAAATAGCCTTTCTCTGCCAGAGTGCCTCCAGGAGGGTGGGCCTGTCCTGCACCAACTGCCACACGACCACAACGACGCTGTGGAGGCGCAATGCTGATGGGGAGCCTGTGTGCAATGCCTGCGGGCTCTACATGAAGCTGCATGGGGTAAGAGAGCAGCGCAAAGGCACTTTACAAGTTTCATTCCTTTGGCAACGCTTGGCATCATGCAGGATTCCTCCGGTGAAGAGAAAATTACACTCATCCCATTATTCGCTCTCCCCATATCTGCTTTTTCATGTATCCGGTGTGTGATCATTAATAGCATCTATGAGTAACTGCATCGGGTTTTGCGTATCTGGCCCTagttgggggggtgcagtggcgcagtggcgcagtgggttggaccacagtcctactctctggtgggtctggggttcgagtcctgcttggggtgccttgcgatggactggcatcctgtcctgggtgtgtcccctccccctccggccttacgccctgagttgctgggtaggctccggttccctgcagccctgtatgggacaagcagttctgagagtgggtgtgggtgtgggtgtgggtgggtggtCCTAGTTGGTAGCATTCACTTCACCATGATGAACTAAGAGCACATGTGAAAACAACACCGGGCAGCTGTGTGAAAATGACTGGGAGAGGAGCGCTGTTCAAAAGATGCAGACacaccgcttatcccaagtgggggtcacagcaagccagagcctagcctggcagcagagggagggagggagggagggaggacacacctaggacaggatgccagtccatcacaaggcaccccaagtgggacttgaaccccagacccaccagagagcaggcacaggctgaatccaccccaccccactgtTCAAAAGAGCTTTACAGATATAAGAAGATGAAATAAActataatttaaagaaattattttccttGGAAGGAAccgcaaaaaataaaactacattgTTTGGTATTCATTCTAATTTAATGTGTAAGGGCTACGTTTATTATGAATCATTTAGGATAATTTTAGGGTGAACTTGGGAAGGACCCCGAGAAATGatggaataagtaattttactgtctGTTTTGTTATATTAGGTCAGTTTTCAGGAACCATTTATTACCAGATAAGGGGCGAGAAGCGTGTTGTGGTTTCGTTCGGTTACGGCAAGTAGTGACTAGCACCGATCAACAGGGGGCAGGATTTATTTTAACTTCAAAGGATAGAGGAAACAAAGCTCAAGTTCCTGGACGAGGTTATTTTTGTATGCTTGTGTTTTGGTGAGGTGTGAACTGGAGGATGAGTCTTCGTGTATCTAGGGACACAATACAGCTGTTTTATAGCTGagcacattgtaagtcaccttgggcaaaaactaaatgaatacgttACTGTCGTCACTCGTGATGTATGGGTTCATCCTCTGGTTCACAATACTAACTTTCTGCAGTTAATGAaagatgtttttacatttacatttattcatttagaagattcttttctggcacagtgggttgaaccacagtcctgctctccggtgggtctggggttcgagtcccgcttggggtgccttgcgacggactggcgtcccgtcctgggtgtgtcccctccccctccagccttacgccctgagttgccgggttaggctccggttccccgtgaccccgtatgggacaagcggttctgaaaaaaaaaaaaaagattcttttctccgaagcgacatacatttcatagaaaaaaagaatgtgtgcattacttgaggagaaagagagacatagttgcagatgtgtgattcttcagtccagttagtttgtttctttccaccgtcgTTTTTATCTGAAACATCCCATAATAAGAGACGGAAGGGTGGTgtagtgagtagtgctgctacgtcacagcacctgggctggtccaccgcaggttcaaatctggctcagtttttGTGGAGTTGGAATGCTCTCTCTTTGTCTGTATGggtcccctctgggtgctctggtttcctcccacagcccaaaggcaggcagttcaggtgaattggtgacactacatggtcaatgtgtgtgactactctgcaatggactagtgcCCTGTCCAGAGTGTGCTCACTGATTCTGGgagaggctctggacccccatgaccctgattaggacaagcagttgttgaaaatGGATGGTTCCTGTAATAACATCTGttaaaaatttgatttgtgTTTATATGAGCTCCAAGCGTATCACAGGGTTGGAAATTCCAATAAATGTGTCTCCTCAGGTTCCTCGGCCCTTGGCCATGAAGAAAGAGGGGATTCAGACTCGCAAACGCAAGCCCAAAAATCTAAACAAATCCAAACCCGGTGAGTGAGCACATGGCTCATCTGGCTAGAACCTCAACATGCTGTGTGAAGGGAGCAGGGGGGTCTGAGGCAGCGCTCTCTTTCTGTGACAGGGACTCCTGGGGCAGACAGTCACACCCCCACGACCCCTCcgaacaccagcagcagcacagaggagcagcggcCAGTCAAGACGGAGCCAGATAACACAGCCCTGTACTCACACCACGGTGCACAGCCTCAGGTCAGTGGATGACGGCTGTGGATCTCACTGAGCCTCAAATGTTGACCTGAACATACAAATTTCCGGTCTCTTGGAGACATCTGGTAGCGCTACCACcttaggacccaaaggtcccaggttcaatccccacctctggctgcagtaccccttgagcatggtatttaccttaaattgctccagtaaaaattacccagctgtataaatgggtaaataattgtaagctgctttgcagaaaaagcatcatctaaaggaataaattaagtaatttacaAACCCATaaaaagacagagaaaggaCTAAATATTCTACTTAGTTAAAGTGACATAGTTGTTATCTGTAAAGTGGCAATGCAcaatatgcaaatacatgcaaatatacaAATGCACAATAAATAATGTGCTGAGCAGTAGTTATGTGGTGAAGTGTCTCAGAACACCAGGGCCTCTGACCCTCGGTGTGATTAGAACTGCACTCCGTGTGTGTTCAGGTGCCACTTGTTCCTGGATACAGGAGTGTCCACAATGGTAGTACCTTCTTGAAGCTGTCGCCCGGGGGACCCCCTGGGCCCTCCAGCTCCAAGAACGAGCCCTGGAACAGCCTCATCCTGGCATAAGGCTTCCGAGAGTACTCCCTGGATTACCACGGCCGTGGACCTTCTTCGGTGGGACACGTTAGCCTGGACACGCGATCGGAGCCTGAAGAGGCTGTGTTCTCCACAGCAGCAACGAGCAGCTAACAAACCCGTTagcttgtatgttctcctcTCCTTGTCTCTCGTCTTATTTCTGCTCAATAGATCTCTCTACCTTTTCGCTTCGTCTTGTCCAGTGTTTTAAAGCGCGTGATGGTAAAAACCGAGTGCTGTGGGAAAAGTCAACAAGGTTTCAGCCGACACCATCAAGGACTCCCATTCCTCGCCTTGAACCTGAACAGATACCGAGTCACATCGCGAGATGTCGGCCAGAAGGATGTGCTGCCGGAGGAGCGTCATCTTTTCGAACGGAGAGCTATAGAAGGTGCGTCACaaggaatcacacacacaacactgtaCTGAAGCACCTGCATGAGACCAGAAGCCTTAACCATTTGCAGcactccttggagaaaagccgGACGTGGGAATCACTTCATTCGCCGTGTATATCGAAGCTCCCTGTACATTCTATGTACCATCCTGACACTTTCACGACTGGGATCTGAACGTTGTTCACATGACATGAAGGTCCGAAAGATTCCACGAAGAAGGCCGCTTGCCACTTACGGTCATGTCCGTAACTGTAACCTTATTTCCTTGTTCTACATGGCAGTGTTACAACTTTAGAGCAGAAtgtcaaatatatatatatgtatgtatacatatatatatgtagtgcatactgtatatttcacaaTATCCCCATATTTCAGTGCTTTAGAGTTAACACTGTGCCAGCGAAGAGTTGCTCTCGATAAGGTTACATCAAAAAGCCTCCTTTAAACTGAATAACccagttatttttttgtgtttctcatcCTCGCAGATGCTATTTCAATTCTATATTTTAGAATGGTTTCTTTgtagtatttattttgatttaaaatgtaccTTGTTCTTAAATTTGTACTTGTATCTTGTATGAATGGAGTACTTGGTGTACTATGTGAAAACATTCTAAAAGAAATAACACTCATCATAACCGTTGAACTGAAGGTTTTGCTTATTTAAAGGGGAGCCTCTGCTTGGAGAGAATTGTAGCTCATGGTTAGTATGGTTATGCATGGgagtgcctgggctgtgggtgCAAATCCAATTCTTtcattgctctggtttcctcccacagtttaaagaaatgtgtacTGGCGACTCTATATATTACcctctgtgtgtatttgagaGCGAAAGAGTGTGTGCGACTGCCCCGTGACAGACCGGAGTCCTCTCCAGGGTGCATCCAACCTCATTCCCtatatgcttccaggatagcctctggacctctgtgacccaaCATTGGATGAGCGGCtattgataatggatagatacagtatatgtaaatcTTTCATATACACTCCATCATTATAAATAGTATATAATGTATAGCTTATCGCCTCATGAAGGAAAAAGGCAGCAATGGAACATGCTCACATGACTGTTGGAGAAGCCTTactgtctgtcttttttgtgTCCTGCACCAGCATGAGAAGGTAacaaaggtaaataaaaaaagaatttggatCAACTAAAAAAACCAAGTTACACTCATGCATTATTTTTGCAGAACAGAAACCAACtaaactgggtcacagcaacagagCAACAGAAAGAGAAGAATATAGCagtgagaaactgcaaatacaccCAGTCCTCACATAATGTGGTTAtcttgttctgtgaaatcatcaCTTTAAGCAAATTCTCTTTGACAAGAGgttgaattaccattattttttatggagAAAATGGGTTCTGGATGAAAAGTCCCACCTAAGGTGaaataaaaatccaaaataaaaagtatttttgttcATGACAGCGATAACgccaacatattttatttgtaccACTAATGATTAGGTTTAGTTTAACACTTTTATGAATTCCGTCATTATCAATAACCCCTTCTGCAATGCAGGGTCACGAAGGTCGAGGAAAAATGTTCCCTGTAAGCTGTGTGTCTCAGTTCCTGTTTTTAGGACAGGCTCTGGAATAGagataaataagtaagtaaataacaaggaaaataaactaattaaagtattaaagcattttaaaaatgtattatacttTCATTTGAGGTTTTTAAAGAACCTAgcccatgaataaatcaaggactgtgttattaagcttttattgatagtTATATACTGGTTTTACAAACAACTTgaattacaaacagacttctggtccaaaatgtgtttgtaaactGATGAATGCAGGTGGTCCCGGACTTAAAATgtggttacgttccgcgaaacccattgtaagtcgaaaatgtatttaatataactattacacacctctgcgtgacagactgggagatgcggatcgctgccgctgcccagcattgcaagagagtattgcaccgcatatcacttgcctgggaaaaaaatcaaaattcagaatCTGAattatggtttctactgaatgtctattgccagcttaccatcgtaaagtcaaaaaaatcgtaagttgaacgaaccattgtaagttgaggaccatcTGTACGGACATCTTTCAATTATTTCAGAATctgggttctgtaaaaacctcagataaaccTATAACAAGTTTTACAAAATACTCTAAcacttcattattttaataacttcAAATAACATTagaactaatttaaaataactgaaaataaaatccttTCACCTCCACAATCTCCAGATTCAATGCTGGCAGCTGACTGATTCATTACATACAGCAAGCGTCTGCAAA
This genomic window from Scleropages formosus chromosome 1, fSclFor1.1, whole genome shotgun sequence contains:
- the gata4 gene encoding transcription factor GATA-4 isoform X1, translated to MYQGLAMATNHGPPSYEPPFLHNSSATSPVYVPTTRVAPMIPALPYLQTHASSQQGGPVSGHAAWAQPGAEPVPAYNGGSAHHSPVSPRFAFSTSPPLSSGVAAVAVAAAAARDTTSYSSALNISAGGGGREPYGTRPMGGSYHHSPYPAYVGSGVGGTWPSSPFESSVLHNLQSGGPASASRHPNIELFDDFAEGRECVNCGAMSTPLWRRDGTGHYLCNACGLYHKMNGINRPLIKPQRRLSASRRVGLSCTNCHTTTTTLWRRNADGEPVCNACGLYMKLHGVPRPLAMKKEGIQTRKRKPKNLNKSKPGTPGADSHTPTTPPNTSSSTEEQRPVKTEPDNTALYSHHGAQPQVPLVPGYRSVHNGSTFLKLSPGGPPGPSSSKNEPWNSLILA